A genomic region of Pseudomonas frederiksbergensis contains the following coding sequences:
- the radC gene encoding RadC family protein, with product MSIRDWPAAERPREKLLEQGSASLSDAELLAIFLRTGVTGKSAVDLARHLLHQFGSLRTLLEADQQTFGSQLGLGPAKFAQLQAVLEMARRHLAERLRRDSVLKSPIDVRNYLKAMLRHEPHEVFGCLFLDSRHRVLAFEILFRGSIDSASVYPRQVVKRALAHNAAALILCHNHPSGSAEPSQADRALTKRLQEALDLVDVRVLDHFIVGDGDPLSMVEYGWM from the coding sequence ATGAGCATTCGCGATTGGCCGGCGGCGGAGCGACCGCGGGAGAAGCTTTTGGAGCAAGGTTCGGCGAGTCTTTCGGACGCCGAATTGCTGGCCATCTTTCTACGCACCGGGGTAACCGGCAAAAGTGCGGTCGATCTGGCGCGACACCTGTTGCATCAATTTGGCAGCCTGCGCACGTTGCTGGAGGCAGACCAGCAGACGTTCGGTAGTCAGCTTGGGCTCGGCCCTGCGAAGTTCGCCCAATTACAGGCCGTACTGGAGATGGCGCGGCGGCATTTGGCGGAACGCTTGCGTCGCGACTCGGTGCTCAAGAGCCCGATTGACGTGCGCAATTACCTGAAGGCAATGTTGCGCCATGAGCCTCATGAGGTGTTCGGTTGCCTGTTTCTGGACTCCCGGCATCGTGTGCTGGCATTCGAGATACTGTTTCGCGGCTCGATCGACAGTGCCAGCGTCTACCCGCGTCAGGTGGTCAAGCGTGCACTGGCGCACAACGCCGCTGCGCTGATCCTGTGCCACAACCATCCGTCAGGGAGTGCCGAACCCAGTCAGGCGGATCGAGCGCTGACCAAGCGCCTGCAAGAGGCGCTGGACCTGGTTGATGTGCGGGTACTCGACCATTTCATCGTCGGCGACGGCGATCCGCTGTCGATGGTCGAGTACGGGTGGATGTAG
- a CDS encoding ABC transporter substrate-binding protein yields the protein MRLAALPLLLAPLLLSPLAQAAALSVCTEASPEGFDVVQYNSLTTTNASADVLMNRLVDFDTASGKVVASLADSWEVSTDGLTYVFKLHPQVKFHHTEYFSPTRDLSAEDVKFSFDRMLDPAHPWHPVAQSGFPHAQSMQLPALIKKIDALDPLTVRFTLDHPDSTFLATLSMGFASIYSAEYADQLLKAGTPEKLNSQPIGSGPFIFGRFQKDASIRYKANRDYFAGKPAVDSLVFAITPDANVRLQKLRRNECQIALSPKPLDVQAAAQEPTLKIESTPAFMTAFVAINSQHPPLDKPEVRQAINLAFDKANYLKAVFEDTAQAANGPYPPNTWSYAKDLPGYPKDIAKARALLAKVGLKEGFKTTIWTRPSGSLLNPNPSLGAQLLQADLAEIGIQAEIRVIEWGELIRRAKAGEHDLLFMGWAGDNGDPDNFLTPQFSCAAVNSGTNFARYCDQGLDKVISAGKTTTEQGVRSKLYEQAQTQIQQQALWLPLAHPTAYALTRKEVQGYQVSPFGRQDYSKVSLK from the coding sequence ATGCGCCTCGCTGCCCTACCGCTGTTGCTCGCCCCACTTTTGCTGAGCCCATTGGCCCAGGCTGCCGCGTTAAGCGTCTGCACCGAGGCCAGTCCGGAAGGATTCGATGTCGTTCAATACAACTCGCTGACCACCACCAACGCCTCGGCCGATGTGCTGATGAATCGTCTGGTCGATTTCGACACCGCCAGCGGCAAAGTCGTCGCCAGCCTGGCCGACAGCTGGGAAGTGTCAACCGACGGCCTGACCTACGTCTTCAAGCTGCACCCCCAAGTGAAATTCCACCACACCGAGTACTTCAGCCCCACTCGCGACCTGAGCGCCGAAGACGTGAAGTTCAGCTTCGACCGCATGCTCGACCCGGCCCACCCTTGGCACCCGGTAGCTCAAAGCGGCTTCCCTCACGCCCAATCGATGCAGTTGCCCGCGCTGATCAAGAAGATCGACGCGCTGGACCCGCTGACCGTGCGCTTTACCCTGGACCACCCCGACTCGACCTTCCTTGCCACCCTGAGCATGGGTTTTGCCTCGATCTACTCGGCTGAGTATGCCGACCAGTTGCTCAAGGCCGGCACGCCCGAGAAGCTCAACAGTCAGCCAATCGGCAGTGGCCCGTTCATCTTCGGGCGCTTCCAGAAAGATGCGTCGATTCGCTACAAGGCCAACCGCGACTACTTTGCCGGTAAACCGGCGGTGGACAGCCTGGTGTTCGCCATCACCCCGGACGCCAACGTGCGCTTGCAAAAACTGCGGCGCAACGAGTGCCAGATCGCCCTGTCGCCCAAACCACTGGACGTGCAGGCCGCCGCCCAGGAGCCGACCCTGAAGATCGAGAGCACACCGGCGTTCATGACCGCGTTCGTGGCCATCAACAGTCAGCATCCGCCGCTGGACAAGCCCGAAGTCCGCCAGGCGATCAATCTCGCCTTCGACAAGGCCAACTACCTCAAGGCCGTTTTCGAAGACACCGCGCAAGCCGCCAACGGTCCATACCCGCCCAACACCTGGAGCTACGCCAAGGACCTGCCGGGCTATCCAAAAGACATCGCCAAGGCTCGCGCATTGCTGGCCAAGGTCGGGCTCAAGGAGGGTTTTAAAACCACGATCTGGACCCGCCCTTCCGGCAGCCTGCTCAACCCAAACCCAAGCCTTGGCGCCCAGTTGTTGCAGGCGGACCTGGCTGAAATAGGGATTCAGGCTGAAATCCGGGTGATTGAATGGGGCGAGCTGATCCGTCGCGCCAAGGCCGGTGAACACGATCTGCTGTTCATGGGCTGGGCCGGCGACAACGGTGACCCGGATAACTTCCTCACGCCGCAGTTCTCCTGCGCTGCGGTCAACTCCGGGACCAACTTCGCCCGCTACTGCGACCAAGGCCTGGACAAGGTCATCAGCGCCGGCAAGACCACCACCGAACAAGGCGTGCGCAGCAAGCTTTACGAACAGGCCCAGACGCAGATCCAGCAACAGGCGCTGTGGCTGCCACTGGCGCACCCGACCGCTTACGCGCTGACGCGCAAGGAAGTTCAGGGCTACCAGGTCAGCCCGTTCGGCCGTCAGGATTACTCGAAGGTCAGCCTGAAATAG
- the rpmB gene encoding 50S ribosomal protein L28, producing MSRVCQVTGKGPVTGNNISHANNKTRRRFLPNLQHHRFWVEEEKRFVRLRVSAKGMRIIDKRGITVVLAEIRKAGKI from the coding sequence ATGTCGAGAGTCTGTCAAGTTACCGGTAAGGGTCCGGTGACTGGGAATAACATTTCCCACGCAAACAACAAAACCCGTCGTCGTTTCCTGCCGAACCTGCAGCATCACCGCTTCTGGGTTGAAGAAGAGAAACGTTTTGTGCGTCTGCGCGTATCCGCCAAAGGCATGCGTATCATCGACAAGCGTGGCATCACTGTCGTGCTGGCCGAAATCCGCAAAGCTGGCAAGATCTAA
- the rpmG gene encoding 50S ribosomal protein L33: MRELIRLISSAGTGHFYTTDKNKRTTPDKIEIKKFDPVVRKHVIYKEGKIK; the protein is encoded by the coding sequence ATGCGTGAATTGATTCGTTTGATCTCGAGCGCCGGTACTGGTCACTTCTACACTACCGACAAGAACAAGCGCACTACTCCGGACAAAATCGAGATCAAGAAATTTGATCCGGTTGTTCGCAAGCACGTGATCTACAAAGAAGGCAAAATCAAGTAA